The Haloplanus natans DSM 17983 genome has a segment encoding these proteins:
- a CDS encoding response regulator codes for MSRPTILSLGINPDLQLLLGPEEAAQRPRVICETDTDAGVEELRQGQVDCIVSEYTATDRTSLRFLNTVRGIDTDLPFVFYTAHESAEAIQQATDAGATAYYVETEDPERRSEIRASIQEQALWYHHQLSSTPRPDDFIRLSELLDSSFAAHDLQTGRNVQIGGLAELGYDFSEMSWSIEEIFELIHPGDQQAVRQKHQGILARDESAFDMLTVEYASSQRSSVFVVPMGRTRTV; via the coding sequence ATGTCTAGGCCGACCATCCTCTCGCTCGGCATAAATCCGGATCTTCAACTGCTACTCGGCCCCGAAGAGGCCGCTCAGCGCCCTCGAGTGATTTGTGAAACAGACACCGACGCCGGAGTTGAGGAGCTCAGGCAAGGGCAAGTCGACTGTATCGTGAGCGAGTACACAGCAACAGACCGCACAAGTCTCCGATTCCTGAACACGGTGCGCGGGATCGACACTGACCTGCCGTTTGTGTTCTACACGGCTCACGAGTCAGCGGAAGCCATCCAGCAGGCGACTGACGCCGGAGCGACCGCGTATTACGTCGAGACGGAAGACCCCGAGCGTCGGTCCGAAATACGAGCGTCGATACAAGAACAGGCGCTGTGGTATCACCATCAGTTGAGTTCGACACCGAGGCCCGACGACTTCATACGGCTCTCGGAACTGCTCGACAGCTCATTTGCTGCACACGACCTCCAGACTGGTCGCAACGTCCAGATTGGTGGATTAGCCGAGCTGGGATATGACTTCTCGGAGATGTCGTGGTCGATTGAGGAGATTTTCGAGCTTATTCACCCGGGCGATCAGCAAGCTGTGCGGCAGAAACATCAGGGAATCCTCGCTCGAGATGAAAGCGCGTTTGATATGCTCACCGTAGAATACGCAAGTTCTCAGAGGTCGTCCGTATTCGTCGTGCCGATGGGACGTACGCGCACTGTCTGA
- a CDS encoding PGF-pre-PGF domain-containing protein, whose translation MSERLQAIGAVVCTVLMVTSLFAGTVTAVGGVPTDDPHPISPVGDLSEYVSTDASELQAMNNDELSPTREEVTVASGSGTEADPYVITNASELRAMNDDLGASYVLGNDIDASSIANFDPIGEFQNEFTGSFDGDGYTISGLTINRPEEERVGLFGRTGPETAPITNVTLADVDITGKQYVGGVVGYSNASIRNVEVSGTVSATGGDPAVERVGTAAVVGGAVGYANDGSVDHVTVSATVTSDANRVGGVIGVATVSVSNLAASGDVTGNERTGGIVGEAVSVSNTTMSGDVTGNTYSGGIVGVSNGPVSNATMSGDMTTTFFGGRSGGIIGEGGPVSDSLMSGDMTGGQYGSFIGGAAGYADKSISNTTVTGNVTGYSAVGGVAGSLYGSTIATSIVNGNVTSDGSRVGGLAGVSGGSTANVISDSYVTGNVTGSDKVGGLVGKNKAGIDGAYAVGNVTGETNVGGAVGLSDGGSATDVYWNTETTTQNSSAGGTGLTTAELKGADAEANTNLDFTADWRVVASPTAISYPYLQPNTQEPAPGVESVVPPFLGGNGTVADPYQIGNWSHLDSVRGLPNANFTLVTNLDEETADYDTYANETANGGAGWEPIGTAATPFSGSFDGDGHTIAGLRINRTTQEEAGLFGNATDVTIERVTLDNVNVSDGSNASGLVGYATDVRITDVTVNGNVTGDSVATFAGGAGILAGYTVNGTITNVAVNGNVLTDGAAGGVAGYVINGTVENASMNENPDGIATYEGVEANVLGRTAGGVVGSTVPQSDGSVFTSGSVIRNSTANATVAGQALVGGLAGVGETVTGSTADGAVSGQAYTGGLIGLALGDVTGSAATGDVQRISVESRGPADTHGGLIGATGGNVTDSRATGDVASSSDNVGGLVGTVGLSALGVSPPADLSVVNSTATGDVDGADSVGGLVGTVAEGNITGSTASGAVNATGIYAGGLVGEFITTGGIKTHFIANSSASGDVVAKTIAGGLVGASNGSVTVSYGTGGVAADSDVGGLVGINAGAVNRTYAAGSVTGDNSGLVGTERGDGNSANSYWDTETTAQSSSAGDATGLTTSELKGASVKINTAFNFATTWSVVDNGTHMSYPSLQANPQRPEPGLERTAVSGPIGGGSVPNDGDDDRPSRSDDDDDDPRSVVSVSSAPSPDGGQPDDSSAPAGGNDEDGGPGEATDRQTVSVRNVGTGERVAVALSPPGSDQSETDTEADDQSGGTDETTPRNVLPDGLDITFKQPGDYDLEVSSRDIDVFDRAMDDSATDARPDLSTDTLDDESKRFVSETNQRPVGFIEVDTAFDSDEAIEEATHRFRVRKSYLTATGASVESVTLYRDETDGWRSLPTRQTREDEEFHYFEADTPGFSMFAIGISSPVFETGAASLDSFDDSSGEFEASVSIENVGDEAGTFDVTLAAEGTTLETTTVTLASGETVTANVSGVITGPATVTLAGQSLGELSPGATEDKNETAD comes from the coding sequence GTGAGCGAGCGACTCCAAGCGATCGGTGCTGTCGTGTGCACCGTTCTGATGGTTACGTCGTTGTTTGCGGGGACGGTTACCGCCGTAGGGGGAGTCCCCACAGATGACCCCCATCCCATCTCGCCTGTAGGTGACCTGTCTGAGTACGTGAGTACAGACGCATCGGAACTCCAGGCGATGAACAACGATGAGCTTTCGCCCACGCGCGAGGAGGTGACTGTCGCTTCGGGGAGCGGGACGGAAGCAGATCCGTACGTGATCACGAACGCATCGGAACTCCGAGCGATGAACGACGATCTCGGCGCGTCGTACGTGCTCGGCAACGATATCGACGCCTCGAGCATCGCAAACTTCGACCCGATCGGTGAATTCCAGAACGAATTCACCGGGTCGTTCGACGGTGACGGATACACGATTTCGGGATTGACAATCAACCGTCCGGAAGAGGAGCGGGTCGGACTGTTCGGCCGGACAGGGCCTGAAACGGCCCCCATCACGAACGTCACACTCGCCGATGTCGACATTACTGGGAAGCAGTATGTCGGCGGGGTGGTCGGCTACTCGAACGCCTCGATACGGAACGTCGAGGTGAGCGGCACGGTGAGCGCAACCGGTGGCGACCCCGCCGTTGAAAGAGTCGGCACTGCAGCAGTTGTTGGTGGGGCTGTTGGGTACGCCAACGATGGCAGCGTCGACCACGTGACGGTGAGTGCCACGGTCACTAGCGACGCCAACCGAGTTGGTGGGGTGATTGGTGTTGCGACCGTTTCAGTGTCGAACCTCGCCGCATCTGGTGACGTGACTGGCAACGAGCGTACCGGCGGTATCGTTGGCGAGGCTGTCTCGGTCTCGAACACCACTATGTCTGGTGATGTGACCGGTAACACCTACAGTGGTGGTATCGTCGGCGTGTCGAACGGTCCCGTATCGAATGCCACCATGTCCGGTGACATGACTACCACTTTCTTTGGCGGCCGTAGTGGTGGTATCATCGGTGAGGGAGGTCCGGTCTCAGACTCGCTCATGTCCGGTGATATGACCGGCGGCCAATACGGTAGCTTCATCGGGGGTGCCGCCGGCTACGCCGATAAGTCAATATCGAATACGACCGTGACCGGGAATGTAACCGGATATAGCGCGGTTGGGGGTGTCGCTGGCTCTCTCTACGGTAGTACCATCGCAACCTCGATTGTGAACGGGAACGTCACAAGCGACGGCAGCCGGGTTGGTGGCCTTGCTGGAGTTTCCGGCGGCTCGACTGCGAACGTGATCTCGGATTCATACGTGACTGGAAACGTCACTGGCAGCGACAAGGTCGGTGGTCTCGTTGGTAAAAACAAAGCCGGTATCGATGGAGCGTATGCCGTTGGTAACGTCACTGGTGAGACGAACGTCGGCGGCGCAGTCGGGCTGAGTGACGGCGGTTCGGCGACTGATGTCTACTGGAACACCGAAACGACCACCCAGAACTCGTCTGCGGGTGGCACCGGTCTGACAACGGCCGAACTGAAAGGCGCTGACGCAGAGGCCAACACGAATCTCGATTTCACTGCCGACTGGCGTGTCGTCGCCTCCCCTACGGCCATCTCGTACCCGTATCTGCAGCCGAACACGCAGGAGCCAGCACCGGGGGTAGAGTCCGTGGTTCCCCCGTTCCTCGGTGGGAACGGGACGGTTGCGGACCCGTACCAGATCGGCAACTGGTCACACCTCGACAGCGTGCGTGGGCTCCCCAATGCGAACTTCACGCTCGTTACCAATCTGGACGAGGAGACTGCTGACTACGACACCTACGCCAATGAGACGGCGAACGGCGGCGCTGGGTGGGAGCCGATCGGGACCGCGGCGACACCGTTCAGCGGGTCGTTCGACGGTGACGGGCACACGATCGCTGGGCTCCGGATCAACCGGACTACCCAGGAAGAAGCCGGTCTGTTCGGGAACGCCACAGACGTCACGATCGAGCGGGTGACGCTTGACAACGTGAACGTCAGCGACGGGTCGAACGCCAGTGGGCTCGTCGGCTACGCGACGGACGTGAGAATTACCGATGTCACGGTGAACGGAAACGTCACCGGCGACTCGGTTGCTACGTTTGCCGGCGGGGCTGGCATACTTGCCGGCTACACGGTGAACGGGACGATCACGAACGTCGCGGTGAACGGGAACGTCTTAACAGACGGTGCCGCTGGTGGGGTCGCTGGTTACGTGATCAACGGCACTGTCGAGAACGCCTCGATGAACGAGAACCCCGATGGGATCGCGACGTACGAGGGAGTCGAAGCAAACGTTTTGGGTCGAACGGCCGGTGGTGTCGTGGGCAGTACGGTGCCCCAGAGTGACGGCAGTGTCTTCACGAGCGGATCGGTAATCCGCAATTCAACGGCGAATGCAACTGTCGCCGGCCAAGCCCTCGTCGGCGGCCTCGCTGGAGTCGGAGAGACGGTCACCGGCTCGACAGCGGATGGGGCTGTCTCTGGGCAGGCGTACACCGGCGGGTTGATCGGTCTCGCGCTCGGAGATGTGACCGGCTCGGCCGCGACCGGTGACGTACAGCGCATCTCGGTCGAGAGCAGAGGCCCTGCGGATACCCACGGCGGCCTCATTGGAGCTACAGGTGGCAACGTCACCGACTCGCGTGCAACTGGCGACGTGGCTAGCAGCAGTGACAACGTTGGCGGCCTCGTCGGGACTGTCGGCCTCTCCGCGCTCGGTGTTTCTCCGCCTGCTGATCTAAGTGTGGTCAATTCGACCGCAACTGGTGACGTCGACGGAGCGGACAGCGTCGGCGGCCTCGTCGGAACGGTCGCCGAAGGGAACATCACCGGCTCAACGGCAAGCGGAGCGGTGAACGCGACCGGCATATACGCCGGTGGCTTGGTGGGTGAGTTCATCACAACAGGTGGCATCAAGACGCACTTCATCGCTAACTCGTCGGCGTCGGGGGATGTCGTCGCCAAAACAATCGCCGGCGGCCTCGTCGGGGCGAGCAATGGGAGCGTCACTGTCTCGTATGGCACGGGGGGCGTTGCTGCTGACAGCGATGTCGGCGGATTAGTTGGGATCAATGCTGGAGCGGTGAACCGGACGTATGCCGCTGGCTCTGTCACCGGGGACAATTCAGGGCTCGTCGGGACTGAGCGCGGAGACGGGAACAGCGCCAACAGCTACTGGGACACCGAGACCACCGCACAGTCGTCGTCGGCCGGTGACGCGACTGGGCTTACCACAAGCGAGCTGAAAGGTGCCTCGGTGAAGATCAACACCGCGTTTAATTTCGCCACGACTTGGAGTGTCGTTGACAACGGGACACACATGTCGTATCCGTCCCTGCAAGCTAACCCGCAACGGCCCGAACCAGGGCTCGAACGGACTGCCGTGTCCGGACCGATCGGCGGCGGCTCCGTCCCGAACGACGGTGACGATGACCGCCCGTCACGCTCGGACGACGATGACGACGACCCGCGATCGGTCGTCTCGGTCTCTTCGGCCCCCAGTCCCGACGGTGGCCAGCCCGACGACTCGTCGGCACCCGCGGGCGGCAACGACGAAGACGGCGGTCCTGGGGAAGCCACCGATCGGCAGACCGTCAGCGTGCGCAACGTCGGTACGGGTGAACGCGTCGCTGTCGCTCTCTCGCCGCCCGGCTCCGACCAGTCCGAGACGGATACTGAGGCCGACGACCAGAGCGGTGGGACAGACGAGACAACGCCCCGGAACGTCCTTCCGGACGGACTCGACATCACGTTCAAACAGCCCGGTGACTACGATCTCGAGGTGAGTTCGCGCGATATCGATGTCTTCGACCGCGCGATGGACGACTCCGCGACGGACGCGAGACCGGACCTCTCGACGGACACGCTCGACGACGAGAGCAAGCGGTTCGTCAGCGAGACGAACCAGCGACCGGTTGGCTTCATCGAAGTCGATACGGCCTTCGACAGCGACGAAGCTATCGAGGAAGCCACCCACAGGTTCCGCGTTCGAAAGAGCTACCTCACGGCCACCGGCGCGTCCGTCGAGAGCGTCACACTCTATCGTGACGAAACGGACGGCTGGCGGTCACTCCCCACGCGACAGACGCGCGAGGACGAGGAGTTCCACTACTTCGAAGCTGATACGCCTGGCTTCTCGATGTTCGCCATCGGCATCAGCTCGCCCGTCTTCGAAACCGGCGCTGCGTCGCTGGACTCGTTCGACGACTCGTCCGGTGAATTTGAGGCCAGTGTCTCTATCGAGAACGTCGGGGACGAGGCCGGCACGTTCGACGTGACACTCGCTGCTGAAGGAACCACACTCGAAACGACGACCGTGACGCTCGCATCGGGTGAGACGGTCACAGCCAATGTGTCGGGTGTCATCACCGGGCCAGCGACCGTTACACTCGCCGGCCAGTCGCTAGGTGAACTCAGCCCCGGTGCCACAGAAGACAAGAATGAGACGGCCGATTAA
- a CDS encoding transposase: MVDTTEAKQVCRAASPLVYPALDFDIKPCGTYTREDFEQVLSRIAFDREFANTGGKTVQLDRSEPVDVTSTARNPLAKSLLYHLRHLDADAIDAQFGGVRDRLFQVLRSLRLLPARVDVAIDLHEWRFYGAADTDHVLTTYPDLGTNRAHCFATLCIVAPGVRFTLAVLPMDANGFRAKQEAVRSLIAEARRYVSIRHVYLDRGFYQVHVVAELDRLDVGYVVRARQSKGMKDRLSAGAETVVDAYKMQRKRPPTASADVTVFAVPHRTKEDEHV; the protein is encoded by the coding sequence ATGGTCGATACGACTGAGGCAAAGCAGGTCTGTCGTGCCGCATCACCACTCGTTTACCCGGCACTGGACTTCGACATCAAACCGTGTGGTACCTACACGAGAGAGGACTTCGAGCAAGTCCTCTCTCGAATCGCTTTCGACCGGGAGTTCGCCAATACGGGCGGCAAGACCGTTCAACTGGATCGGTCCGAGCCGGTCGACGTCACGTCGACGGCTCGGAACCCACTCGCGAAATCGTTGCTCTACCACCTTCGACATCTCGACGCGGACGCCATCGACGCCCAGTTCGGTGGCGTCCGCGACCGCCTCTTTCAGGTCCTTCGGTCACTCCGGTTGCTGCCCGCTCGTGTTGATGTCGCGATCGATCTTCACGAGTGGCGATTCTACGGGGCAGCCGATACAGACCACGTTCTCACGACCTATCCTGACCTCGGAACGAACCGAGCGCACTGCTTTGCGACGCTCTGTATCGTCGCTCCCGGTGTTCGATTCACCCTCGCCGTGCTTCCGATGGACGCGAACGGCTTCCGTGCGAAGCAGGAAGCCGTTCGCTCACTCATCGCCGAAGCGAGACGATACGTGTCGATCAGACACGTCTACCTCGACCGGGGGTTCTATCAGGTTCACGTCGTTGCGGAGTTAGACCGACTGGATGTCGGGTACGTCGTGCGTGCACGGCAGAGTAAGGGGATGAAAGACCGTCTCAGCGCCGGCGCTGAGACGGTCGTCGATGCCTACAAGATGCAGCGAAAGCGGCCACCGACAGCTTCGGCTGACGTCACCGTCTTCGCCGTACCTCATCGAACGAAAGAGGACGAACACGTCTGA
- a CDS encoding helix-turn-helix domain-containing protein has translation MRGILIFDQGVPAVMFNTLSDMTSVVENEWNERTETILFSTPSIQTAAKDACQVLCSEQDCRAAWVVSTAVDATHSGLTVLAKCGDENKYTPSDQTGNLSDPVTERAISGTAAPDDPDQTAADRLSVITSTVDHDQFHSVSAVPLINDGVLYGALAVLRSTPPTRVFTQGLLSLGESLAFRHKIENQQTALTADVVTRLALSFDSEHVLSEISADPALKQAEIICYSCKSSNGGDTSYIIAPEKRDVTATRLAAVASAVDGVTSTKVIAGDGANSSVLIKTSDRTAETVLRAHASVTRQIRARDGKTVISVDFSKRTDVSEVLDEIRSIPLPVRIRSKTTRQAPRTTPLEATSLTEKQREALRVATLSGFFDRPQAATAEDVADILDVSRTTALRHIRLAENKLFTELYE, from the coding sequence ATGCGAGGGATCCTCATATTTGACCAGGGTGTGCCGGCGGTGATGTTCAACACACTCAGCGACATGACGAGCGTCGTCGAAAACGAGTGGAACGAACGCACCGAAACCATCCTGTTCTCTACGCCATCGATTCAGACAGCCGCCAAAGACGCCTGCCAAGTTCTGTGTAGCGAGCAAGACTGTAGGGCAGCCTGGGTCGTCAGCACCGCAGTCGACGCGACGCACTCTGGCCTCACGGTGCTCGCCAAATGCGGGGACGAGAACAAATATACCCCGAGTGACCAGACGGGCAACCTAAGCGATCCGGTTACCGAGCGTGCGATTTCCGGCACCGCCGCTCCGGACGATCCCGACCAGACAGCAGCAGACCGTCTCTCAGTCATCACCTCGACTGTCGACCATGACCAGTTCCATTCGGTGTCAGCGGTGCCGCTCATTAATGACGGTGTTCTGTACGGTGCGCTGGCGGTGCTTCGGTCGACCCCTCCGACGCGTGTGTTCACTCAGGGGCTGCTTTCACTCGGAGAATCATTGGCATTCCGGCACAAAATCGAGAACCAACAGACTGCTCTCACTGCTGACGTCGTAACGCGGCTTGCGCTCTCGTTCGACTCTGAGCACGTGCTCTCGGAAATCTCCGCAGACCCCGCGCTGAAGCAGGCCGAAATTATTTGTTACAGCTGTAAATCCTCAAATGGAGGCGATACGTCCTATATTATCGCCCCCGAAAAACGGGACGTGACGGCGACACGACTAGCTGCGGTCGCTTCAGCGGTCGACGGTGTCACGTCCACGAAAGTGATTGCCGGAGACGGAGCGAACTCATCAGTGCTGATAAAGACGAGTGACCGAACAGCTGAGACGGTCCTGCGCGCCCATGCCAGTGTTACACGCCAGATCCGAGCACGAGATGGGAAAACGGTCATCTCCGTCGATTTCTCCAAACGAACGGACGTGAGTGAAGTACTGGACGAGATTCGATCCATACCACTGCCCGTTCGGATACGCTCGAAGACGACACGGCAGGCACCACGGACAACGCCATTAGAGGCTACTTCGCTCACCGAAAAACAACGCGAAGCACTACGGGTTGCAACACTGTCCGGGTTCTTCGACCGACCGCAAGCAGCTACCGCCGAAGACGTTGCTGACATTTTAGACGTATCACGAACGACTGCGCTTCGCCACATCCGACTAGCGGAAAATAAATTGTTCACCGAATTGTACGAGTGA
- a CDS encoding DUF2080 family transposase-associated protein, with protein sequence MVNRFEIDGEEVLDSEVKPFGNSAHVTVPKRWRGADVKVVRTSEPDGGDDE encoded by the coding sequence ATGGTGAATCGTTTTGAAATAGACGGCGAGGAAGTTCTCGACAGTGAGGTCAAACCGTTCGGGAACAGTGCCCACGTCACCGTCCCTAAACGCTGGCGTGGGGCCGACGTGAAAGTCGTCCGAACCTCAGAACCCGACGGAGGAGATGATGAGTAG
- a CDS encoding DUF4129 domain-containing protein, whose amino-acid sequence MIRSSVGLCCGRRLATPLVAGILLLATVAVPASGTAVASSDAAYASTPSPTIEAPPVTAQNNTTVRHRNPANVSQLGDLQAVQAMLAGSLATRLEAGAINLSQREYQRARTLLGPEYNDSLRKLVDVAGDTSRSDDDETAEQFAETQGTQRSYTDTVETVRDVEAAYREAKATGNDRRARALALDLARQIARANRTSHELRDEYRRLENRTGADLSGATRAVDETQRDLTELRRDIVLSERIRTDLEILQTSSTASFIRPLRLQGELRTTNGTTIANRRVEFSIGAQRIRTTTGPDGTFSFLYRPVRLPANTSTVTVRYLPTRTSRYLGATRTVRVDVQQVSGTVSLGRAPSTVAFGDRVRVTGTLRVGDRPVASMPISLELGPQRLGVVRTDETGRFTLSMRMPADIPSGTQPLSAVVGIRDRAVTATGSNQSVDVLESETALSLTANHRQGRTIQINGSVTTADGRAVPSQSVDVRIDGTRVATLTTTDRGRFRQSVTLPVNATADGQQAVTVRAVFTGNGTNLAPASTTTTARLPAPDAAETDRRIGSIVSTDGGINPMAVPAAVLDVVTSPSIPTWVWPLAVVGIGALLVIARTVIERTDAEPDSAPAATATGNADANDEGHADATADDPSETNAGDAAGDVDADEASPRVPATAAAAQPTARSPLDVAEGYLDAGDETAAVEATYAIVRERLTHQLDLSVGPAQTHWEFVQRCEAGLGDDALSALEDLTRTYERAAYSPDAVTTARATDALDAARRLCSAPE is encoded by the coding sequence GTGATCCGATCTTCTGTGGGCCTGTGCTGTGGACGCCGATTGGCGACGCCGCTCGTTGCCGGGATCCTCTTGCTCGCTACAGTCGCCGTCCCGGCATCGGGGACCGCTGTGGCGTCGTCCGACGCGGCGTACGCGAGCACACCGTCTCCGACGATCGAGGCGCCACCAGTGACCGCACAGAACAACACCACTGTCAGACATCGCAATCCGGCGAACGTCAGCCAACTCGGTGATCTGCAGGCCGTACAAGCGATGCTTGCTGGCTCCCTTGCGACCCGGCTCGAAGCCGGTGCGATCAATCTCTCTCAACGCGAGTACCAGCGGGCGCGTACCCTGCTCGGGCCCGAGTACAACGACTCGCTCCGGAAGCTCGTCGATGTCGCCGGCGACACGAGTCGCTCGGATGACGACGAGACCGCGGAGCAGTTCGCCGAAACCCAGGGCACGCAGCGGTCGTACACGGATACCGTCGAGACGGTTCGAGATGTCGAGGCAGCCTATCGAGAGGCGAAAGCTACCGGCAACGATCGGCGGGCGCGCGCTCTAGCGCTGGACCTCGCTCGGCAGATCGCCCGGGCAAATCGGACGAGTCACGAGTTGCGCGACGAGTATCGTCGGCTCGAAAACCGGACTGGGGCGGACCTGAGCGGAGCGACCCGGGCAGTCGACGAGACGCAGCGAGATCTGACCGAACTTCGGCGCGACATCGTGTTGAGCGAGCGAATCCGAACTGATCTCGAGATCCTACAGACTTCGTCGACGGCCTCGTTCATTCGGCCACTGCGACTGCAGGGCGAACTTCGAACGACCAACGGGACGACGATCGCGAACCGCCGCGTCGAGTTCAGCATCGGGGCCCAGCGCATCCGGACGACGACCGGCCCGGACGGCACGTTCTCTTTCCTGTACCGCCCGGTTCGGCTCCCGGCGAACACGAGTACGGTGACGGTTCGTTACCTACCGACCCGAACATCGAGGTATTTAGGGGCGACACGTACTGTTCGCGTCGACGTGCAGCAGGTCTCGGGAACGGTGTCCCTCGGTCGTGCGCCATCGACGGTCGCCTTCGGCGATCGAGTTCGCGTCACCGGCACGCTCCGCGTCGGTGACCGCCCCGTCGCGTCGATGCCGATCAGCCTCGAACTGGGCCCGCAACGGCTGGGGGTGGTGCGAACCGACGAGACGGGGCGGTTCACCCTGTCGATGCGGATGCCAGCCGATATCCCGTCAGGGACGCAGCCGCTCTCGGCGGTCGTCGGCATTCGAGATCGGGCGGTTACCGCAACGGGCTCGAATCAGTCGGTCGACGTTCTCGAAAGTGAGACGGCGCTCTCGCTCACGGCCAACCACCGACAAGGGCGGACGATCCAAATTAACGGATCGGTTACGACCGCGGACGGGCGTGCCGTCCCATCACAGTCCGTCGACGTTCGGATCGACGGCACGCGAGTCGCGACCCTGACGACGACCGACCGCGGTCGGTTCCGTCAGTCGGTCACACTGCCGGTGAACGCCACCGCTGATGGACAGCAGGCCGTCACTGTACGAGCCGTCTTCACCGGGAACGGAACGAATCTCGCCCCCGCATCGACGACGACGACGGCGCGGTTGCCGGCGCCGGACGCTGCTGAGACGGATCGCCGCATCGGCTCCATCGTGAGCACCGATGGGGGAATCAACCCGATGGCCGTCCCCGCAGCCGTCCTCGACGTCGTCACGTCCCCCTCGATTCCGACGTGGGTCTGGCCGCTGGCCGTGGTCGGGATTGGGGCGCTCCTCGTGATCGCCAGGACGGTTATCGAACGTACGGATGCCGAACCGGACAGCGCGCCGGCGGCGACAGCGACGGGCAATGCCGACGCCAACGACGAGGGGCACGCCGATGCTACCGCGGACGACCCGTCCGAGACGAACGCCGGGGATGCGGCTGGGGACGTAGACGCCGACGAAGCCAGCCCGCGCGTCCCTGCAACTGCCGCGGCTGCACAGCCGACGGCGCGGTCGCCGCTCGACGTTGCCGAAGGCTACCTGGACGCGGGTGACGAGACGGCTGCCGTCGAGGCCACGTACGCGATCGTCCGTGAGCGACTGACCCACCAACTCGACCTCTCGGTGGGTCCAGCACAGACACACTGGGAGTTCGTCCAGCGCTGCGAGGCCGGGCTCGGCGACGATGCGCTATCGGCACTCGAAGACCTGACGCGCACGTACGAACGGGCGGCCTACAGTCCCGACGCGGTCACGACAGCACGCGCAACGGACGCGCTTGACGCCGCCCGGCGACTTTGCTCGGCGCCGGAGTGA
- a CDS encoding RNA-guided endonuclease InsQ/TnpB family protein, with protein sequence MTTNPLVKTLDFQLDIQSGNGGLLYDATLEARSVYNETIRLAKEGVDWNAIPGRVADDANLVKNTTQRVVAKALGAMENYYEYDDFGQPSHTKDGTYPLRANHEEGYNLSLTDDGDVAFRISAKPYNHVKGVLEGSEAHLDILRTALESDEWKIGTAETLFHNENAELHVNVTNTEQTVRDKQDSRTVVGVDVNEDNVALTALSEGGVEDTLVIDFPEIKFERHRYFTMRKRVQNAGKDSIHNTLEGREERFVRDRLHKVSRHIVEWSQRFEKPCIVFEDLKEMRDSIDYGTRMNRRLHHLPFRALQFYTSYKASFRGIPTVWIKPKYTSQRCPMCGHTERANRNKKRFKCRDCGHQDHSDRGASVNIAVKGVKKLDWNVPALNSLPVVRKVRRQASGAVDAPTVTHPTVRGYQADGRVGVSD encoded by the coding sequence ATGACTACTAATCCCCTCGTCAAGACTCTGGACTTCCAACTCGACATTCAGAGTGGCAACGGGGGCCTGTTGTACGACGCCACACTTGAAGCCCGCTCGGTGTACAACGAGACCATCCGTCTCGCCAAAGAAGGTGTGGATTGGAATGCAATTCCTGGCCGCGTGGCCGACGACGCCAACCTCGTGAAAAACACGACACAGCGCGTCGTCGCCAAGGCTCTCGGCGCAATGGAGAACTACTACGAGTACGACGACTTCGGACAGCCGAGTCACACCAAGGATGGCACGTACCCGCTTCGAGCCAACCACGAGGAAGGGTACAACCTGTCACTCACCGACGATGGTGACGTGGCGTTCCGCATCAGCGCGAAGCCGTACAATCACGTCAAGGGCGTCCTCGAAGGGAGTGAAGCCCACCTCGACATTCTCAGGACCGCACTCGAAAGCGACGAGTGGAAGATTGGGACGGCAGAAACCCTGTTCCACAACGAGAACGCCGAGTTGCACGTCAACGTCACCAATACCGAGCAGACCGTCCGAGACAAGCAGGACTCACGTACGGTCGTCGGTGTGGACGTGAACGAGGACAACGTAGCGTTGACCGCGCTCTCCGAGGGTGGCGTCGAGGACACGTTGGTTATCGATTTTCCCGAAATCAAGTTCGAGCGTCACCGCTACTTCACGATGCGAAAGCGCGTTCAGAACGCGGGGAAAGACAGCATCCACAACACGCTGGAAGGGCGTGAGGAACGGTTCGTCCGTGACCGACTCCACAAGGTGTCTCGACATATCGTGGAGTGGAGTCAACGGTTTGAGAAGCCGTGTATCGTCTTTGAAGACCTCAAAGAGATGCGCGACAGTATCGACTACGGCACGCGGATGAACCGACGCTTGCACCACCTCCCGTTCCGCGCCCTTCAGTTCTATACGTCGTACAAGGCGTCATTCAGGGGGATTCCGACTGTGTGGATTAAGCCCAAGTACACGAGTCAGCGGTGTCCGATGTGCGGGCATACGGAGCGTGCGAACCGTAACAAGAAGCGGTTCAAGTGCCGAGACTGTGGGCATCAAGACCACAGCGACCGTGGTGCAAGCGTCAACATCGCCGTGAAAGGCGTGAAGAAACTCGATTGGAATGTGCCTGCTCTCAACAGCCTTCCCGTTGTTCGGAAGGTGCGACGGCAGGCATCGGGGGCCGTGGACGCCCCGACCGTGACCCACCCGACCGTTCGAGGCTATCAGGCCGATGGTCGAGTGGGAGTATCCGACTAA